A single window of Microbacterium oryzae DNA harbors:
- a CDS encoding LCP family protein → MTVAAAAPPRARISKPSAVALTRPMRHPDPANAALMTRRGWWLVLLGWAIPGSAQVLAGSRRLGRFGLGATLTSWVVAVVAALAFLLWRDGFLTVLLNTYVLIGLAVLVVGYGVLWLILAIDTLRLVRLVRTTSPARFGIALLSIALMVLTGGSVAYAAPRLIAASSAFGSIFAASAPVVPPSDGYYNILLLGADSGDGRDSMRFDSISVVSIEATTGAVTITGIPRELGGAPFSEGSPMAALYPTGFEGHADAECGWDDWMNHIRQAAQICRDDQGAALYPDAAKHGSEPGVEATKDAAEGVTGLEIPYYAFIDMNGFAALVDALGGVDIEVAQRLPEGGGPAYEGQPAEDWASGWIEPGAQHMDGDTAQWYARSRYTTSDWDRMQRQRQLQEAILAQFTPENVVMRFQDVARAGTAIVETDIPQSLLPTFLDLAVQAKSQPMTSVELTPEGPVAVDQDDPDFDAIHAYLQGVLHPGSSAG, encoded by the coding sequence GTGACCGTTGCCGCAGCGGCGCCCCCTCGCGCGCGGATCTCGAAGCCGAGCGCCGTCGCCCTCACGCGCCCGATGCGGCATCCCGACCCGGCGAACGCCGCCCTGATGACGCGGCGCGGCTGGTGGCTCGTCCTCCTCGGATGGGCGATCCCCGGCTCCGCGCAGGTTCTCGCCGGCAGCAGGCGGCTCGGCCGATTCGGCCTCGGCGCGACGCTCACGTCGTGGGTGGTCGCCGTCGTGGCGGCGCTCGCGTTCCTGCTGTGGCGGGATGGCTTCCTGACGGTGCTGCTGAACACCTACGTGCTCATCGGCCTCGCCGTGCTCGTGGTCGGCTACGGCGTGCTGTGGCTGATCCTCGCGATCGACACGCTGCGGCTCGTGCGGCTCGTCCGCACCACGAGCCCCGCGCGCTTCGGCATCGCCCTGCTCAGCATCGCGCTCATGGTGCTGACCGGCGGATCCGTGGCCTACGCGGCGCCGCGGCTCATCGCGGCCTCCAGCGCCTTCGGGTCGATCTTCGCCGCCAGCGCGCCCGTCGTGCCGCCGAGCGACGGGTACTACAACATCCTGCTGCTGGGCGCGGACTCCGGCGACGGCCGCGACTCCATGCGCTTCGACAGCATCTCGGTCGTCTCCATCGAGGCGACGACCGGCGCCGTGACGATCACCGGCATCCCCCGCGAGCTCGGCGGGGCTCCGTTCAGCGAGGGCAGCCCCATGGCGGCGCTGTACCCGACCGGGTTCGAGGGGCACGCCGACGCGGAGTGCGGCTGGGACGACTGGATGAACCACATCCGCCAGGCCGCGCAGATCTGCCGCGACGACCAGGGCGCGGCGCTGTATCCCGACGCCGCGAAGCACGGATCCGAGCCGGGCGTGGAGGCCACGAAGGACGCGGCCGAGGGCGTCACCGGCCTCGAGATCCCGTACTACGCCTTCATCGACATGAACGGATTCGCCGCGCTCGTCGACGCGCTCGGCGGCGTCGACATCGAGGTGGCCCAGCGCCTGCCCGAGGGCGGCGGCCCCGCGTACGAGGGGCAGCCCGCCGAGGACTGGGCGAGCGGATGGATCGAGCCGGGCGCCCAGCACATGGACGGCGACACCGCCCAGTGGTACGCCCGCTCGCGCTACACGACGAGCGACTGGGACCGCATGCAGCGCCAGCGCCAGCTGCAGGAGGCGATCCTCGCGCAGTTCACGCCGGAGAACGTCGTCATGCGCTTCCAGGACGTGGCCCGCGCGGGCACCGCGATCGTCGAGACCGACATCCCGCAGTCGCTGCTGCCGACCTTCCTGGATCTGGCCGTCCAGGCGAAGAGCCAGCCCATGACATCCGTCGAGCTCACCCCCGAGGGCCCCGTCGCCGTCGACCAGGACGACCCCGACTTCGACGCGATCCACGCGTACCTGCAGGGGGTGCTCCACCCGGGCTCGAGCGCCGGATGA
- a CDS encoding sensor histidine kinase, which yields MAAPHVPTGEEAIAQAWNQVLPRRAAAVALERGFTTARIERVLQVALALASTLLGAQAVGAALASDLGPPLRTALVGMVFASLAAMIVACLVGRWARSASAVFAFLLPLALAVLGALPAPSYEPDGGPWIFFLLSVAPAAAAITFPTAWQFLWVVVVPVLYAYIRLSRGAFAPESWIAATYDLSLALIIGTTIVALVWMFRSLASGVDAARSAAIAEYSRAASADAAEQERVEVAALMHDSVLAALIAAGRARSAREHHLAVSMAREALTRLANAESDEPEGSDAPVTSSWIRSELQAQARALGLDLVVEESQPPMSGIPGRVARALVLAATQAIANAIQHADGRGLAVRLSARSGRVQIVVVDAGTGLDLAAIPADRLGIRASIFARVTAVGGRAEIDSDGGGTVVTIAWPSKDAPQSMQGVTP from the coding sequence ATGGCCGCCCCGCACGTCCCCACCGGCGAGGAGGCGATCGCGCAGGCCTGGAACCAGGTCCTGCCGCGCCGCGCTGCGGCCGTCGCGCTCGAGCGCGGATTCACGACCGCGCGCATCGAGCGCGTGCTGCAGGTCGCGCTCGCGCTGGCCTCCACGCTCCTCGGCGCGCAGGCCGTCGGCGCAGCGCTGGCCTCGGACCTCGGACCGCCGCTGCGGACCGCGCTCGTCGGGATGGTCTTCGCCTCGCTCGCGGCGATGATCGTGGCGTGCCTCGTCGGGCGCTGGGCGCGCAGCGCGTCGGCGGTGTTCGCCTTCCTGCTGCCGCTCGCGCTCGCGGTGCTCGGCGCGCTCCCGGCGCCGAGCTACGAACCCGACGGCGGTCCGTGGATCTTCTTCCTCCTCAGCGTCGCCCCGGCCGCCGCCGCGATCACCTTCCCCACCGCCTGGCAGTTCCTCTGGGTCGTCGTCGTCCCCGTGCTGTACGCCTATATCCGGCTCTCCCGCGGCGCGTTCGCGCCGGAGTCCTGGATCGCGGCGACCTACGACCTGTCGCTGGCGCTCATCATCGGCACCACCATCGTGGCGCTCGTGTGGATGTTCCGCAGCCTCGCCTCGGGCGTCGACGCCGCCCGTTCCGCCGCGATCGCCGAGTACTCGCGGGCCGCCTCCGCCGACGCCGCGGAGCAGGAGCGGGTCGAGGTCGCCGCGCTCATGCACGACAGCGTCCTCGCCGCCCTCATCGCGGCGGGCCGCGCCCGCTCCGCGCGCGAGCACCACCTGGCCGTGTCCATGGCGCGCGAAGCGCTCACGCGGCTCGCGAACGCCGAATCGGACGAGCCGGAGGGCAGCGACGCTCCCGTCACGTCCTCGTGGATCCGCTCGGAGCTGCAGGCGCAGGCGCGCGCCCTCGGCCTCGACCTCGTCGTCGAGGAGAGCCAGCCGCCGATGTCGGGCATCCCGGGCCGCGTCGCGCGCGCCCTCGTGCTCGCCGCGACCCAGGCCATCGCCAACGCGATCCAGCACGCCGACGGGCGCGGGCTCGCCGTCCGGCTCTCCGCGCGCAGCGGCCGGGTGCAGATCGTCGTCGTCGACGCGGGCACCGGCCTCGACCTCGCGGCGATCCCCGCCGACCGGCTCGGCATCCGCGCGTCGATCTTCGCGCGCGTGACGGCGGTCGGCGGTCGAGCGGAGATCGATTCGGATGGCGGAGGCACCGTCGTGACGATCGCATGGCCGTCCAAGGACGCCCCGCAGAGCATGCAGGGGGTGACGCCGTGA
- a CDS encoding glycosyltransferase translates to MTVRLRVVLDQLAAPVDPDLAAASRDLARLLVEAAPAGCVVDAIAPAGAPLDVPGIAAEKRLARGRRELAAAWRMGMAPEDGLIHSPTLLAPLVRHERPAAQTAVTVWDLRAWEAPEELPRGAAALEQALLRRAQKHADAVVVPTHSVAERLDAIAALRGRVRVIAGAPPEGFALPTDAEARRRDLGLPPAFVAAAGTAAPSDGLARVFAAARAAGSDVVVLDVPERHVASVRAIAEEAGLGAERVHPHGSLDRGDRAAVLGAAGAFLAGSTRAVWPWRVVEAMTLGTPVIAIDADGHREVVLDGGAVVRADEMADALVAALAGDPMSLGLRARDRSRAFSWHGAAEKVWQLHAEL, encoded by the coding sequence ATGACCGTGCGCCTGCGGGTCGTCCTGGATCAGCTCGCAGCGCCCGTCGATCCCGACCTCGCCGCCGCCTCGCGGGACCTCGCGCGACTGCTGGTCGAGGCCGCCCCCGCCGGTTGCGTGGTCGACGCGATCGCGCCCGCCGGTGCGCCGCTGGACGTGCCGGGGATCGCCGCCGAGAAGCGCCTGGCGCGCGGGCGGCGCGAGCTCGCCGCGGCATGGCGGATGGGGATGGCGCCGGAGGACGGTCTCATCCACTCTCCGACGCTGCTCGCGCCGCTCGTGCGCCACGAGCGCCCGGCGGCGCAGACCGCCGTCACCGTCTGGGACCTGCGCGCCTGGGAGGCGCCGGAGGAGCTGCCGCGCGGGGCGGCCGCCCTCGAGCAGGCGCTGCTGCGCCGCGCGCAGAAGCACGCGGACGCCGTCGTGGTGCCCACGCACTCCGTCGCCGAGCGCCTGGACGCCATCGCCGCTCTGCGCGGCCGCGTCCGCGTCATCGCCGGCGCACCGCCGGAGGGGTTCGCGCTGCCGACCGACGCCGAGGCGCGTCGGCGCGACCTCGGGCTGCCGCCCGCGTTCGTGGCGGCGGCCGGCACGGCGGCGCCGTCGGATGGCCTCGCCCGGGTGTTCGCGGCCGCGCGCGCTGCCGGGTCGGACGTCGTGGTGCTGGATGTGCCGGAACGGCATGTCGCGTCGGTCCGCGCGATCGCGGAGGAGGCCGGCCTCGGGGCGGAGCGCGTCCATCCGCACGGCTCCCTGGACCGCGGCGACCGTGCGGCGGTCCTCGGAGCGGCCGGCGCGTTCCTCGCCGGTTCGACACGGGCGGTGTGGCCGTGGCGCGTCGTCGAGGCCATGACCCTCGGCACCCCCGTCATCGCGATCGACGCCGACGGCCACCGCGAGGTGGTGCTCGACGGCGGCGCCGTGGTGCGCGCCGACGAGATGGCCGACGCGCTTGTCGCGGCGCTCGCGGGCGACCCGATGTCGCTCGGGCTGCGCGCGCGGGACCGCTCGCGGGCGTTCTCCTGGCACGGCGCGGCCGAGAAGGTGTGGCAGCTGCACGCCGAGCTGTGA
- a CDS encoding acyl-CoA carboxylase subunit epsilon, which produces MSQQNEIPRVDVVRGTPTDEELAALVAVVSEAYATEAATAVAEDAPAVDAWTHTRRLRRPLARGAWGRFRG; this is translated from the coding sequence ATGTCGCAGCAGAACGAGATCCCCCGCGTCGACGTCGTGCGCGGCACGCCCACCGACGAGGAGCTCGCCGCGCTCGTCGCGGTCGTCTCGGAGGCGTACGCCACGGAGGCCGCCACCGCCGTCGCCGAGGACGCACCCGCCGTTGATGCGTGGACGCACACGCGCCGACTGCGCCGTCCCCTCGCCCGGGGCGCGTGGGGCCGCTTCCGGGGCTGA
- a CDS encoding biotin--[acetyl-CoA-carboxylase] ligase — translation MWERARAVAGRMTEVAQTGSTNADLAAAIARGEEWPHLGALLTHDQRAGRGRLDRRWVAPAGAALALSVVVRVPRLPLAARGWIPLVAGVAMRDAVAAQIPAERVGLKWPNDVLVGPDLRKICGVLAEGTAAPDAVIVGTGVNTRLDPADLPVETATSFPALGLACDEDALVADYLTGLDALLDGLARAGGDAAASGAHAAVTAACLTLDRDVSVALPDGSTLRGRAAAIAPDGRLVVESGGARVAVSAGDVVHVR, via the coding sequence ATGTGGGAGCGAGCGCGGGCGGTGGCGGGGCGGATGACCGAGGTCGCGCAGACGGGGTCAACCAACGCCGATCTCGCCGCGGCGATCGCGCGCGGCGAGGAGTGGCCGCACCTCGGCGCGCTGCTCACCCACGACCAGCGCGCGGGCCGCGGGCGCCTCGACCGCCGCTGGGTGGCGCCCGCCGGAGCGGCGCTCGCGCTGTCCGTCGTGGTGCGGGTCCCCCGGCTTCCCCTCGCCGCGCGGGGATGGATCCCGCTCGTGGCGGGCGTCGCGATGCGCGACGCGGTCGCCGCACAGATCCCCGCCGAGCGGGTGGGGCTCAAGTGGCCGAACGACGTGCTCGTCGGGCCGGACCTGCGGAAGATCTGCGGCGTGCTCGCGGAGGGCACCGCGGCCCCCGACGCCGTGATCGTGGGCACGGGCGTCAACACCCGGCTCGACCCGGCGGACCTGCCGGTCGAGACCGCGACGTCGTTCCCCGCGCTGGGTCTCGCGTGCGACGAGGACGCCCTGGTCGCCGACTACCTGACCGGCCTCGACGCACTGCTGGATGGCCTCGCTCGCGCGGGCGGCGACGCCGCCGCGTCGGGCGCCCATGCCGCGGTGACGGCCGCCTGCCTCACGCTCGATCGCGACGTGTCGGTCGCGCTGCCCGACGGCAGCACCCTGCGCGGACGCGCGGCCGCCATCGCACCCGACGGGCGCCTCGTCGTGGAGTCGGGTGGCGCGCGCGTCGCCGTCTCGGCGGGCGACGTCGTGCACGTGCGCTGA
- a CDS encoding response regulator transcription factor, protein MTRVALIDDHESVRLGLEAALRRDGHDVVYSGVSVSAHLAWRQETAAAPADVVLLDLTLGDGATITENVVRLAGESAVIIHSVADRPAAVREALAAGAAGVVSKSSPLEDVLAAVRTTAGGEPLNNVEWASAVASDREFADAQLAAREREVLRLYAAGLPLKAVADRLGIAYSTAKENITRIRVKYTDVGRPAPTKVDLLRRAIEDGIVDAPAES, encoded by the coding sequence ATGACACGCGTGGCCCTCATCGATGATCACGAGTCGGTTCGGCTCGGCCTCGAGGCGGCGCTGCGGCGCGACGGACACGACGTCGTCTACAGCGGCGTGTCCGTGTCCGCCCACCTCGCCTGGCGTCAGGAGACCGCCGCGGCGCCCGCCGACGTCGTGCTGCTCGACCTCACCCTCGGCGACGGCGCGACCATCACCGAGAACGTCGTGCGGCTGGCGGGGGAGTCCGCCGTGATCATCCACTCCGTCGCCGACCGCCCAGCCGCCGTGCGCGAGGCGCTCGCCGCAGGCGCCGCGGGCGTGGTGAGCAAGTCCTCGCCGCTCGAGGACGTGCTCGCGGCGGTCCGCACCACCGCGGGCGGCGAGCCGCTGAACAACGTCGAGTGGGCGAGCGCCGTCGCGAGCGACCGCGAGTTCGCCGACGCGCAGCTGGCCGCGAGGGAGCGCGAGGTGCTGCGCCTCTACGCCGCCGGCCTCCCGCTCAAGGCGGTCGCCGACCGCCTCGGGATCGCCTACTCCACGGCGAAGGAGAACATCACGCGCATCCGCGTGAAGTACACGGATGTCGGTCGCCCGGCGCCGACGAAGGTGGATCTCCTCCGCCGCGCCATCGAAGACGGCATCGTCGACGCTCCGGCGGAGAGCTGA
- the purE gene encoding 5-(carboxyamino)imidazole ribonucleotide mutase produces the protein MGSDSDWRVMVDASNALSEFGIAHEVEVVSAHRTVDKLVRYGREARGRGLKAIIAGAGGAAHLPGMLASLTALPVIGVPVQLKTLEGLDSLLSIVQMPAGIPVATVSINGAKNAGLLAARILGASDPAVADAVEQYARDLERQVEEKNTRLKDSL, from the coding sequence ATGGGCTCCGACTCCGATTGGCGCGTCATGGTCGACGCCTCGAACGCGCTGTCGGAGTTCGGCATCGCGCACGAGGTGGAGGTCGTCTCCGCCCACCGCACGGTCGACAAGCTCGTCCGCTACGGGCGCGAGGCGCGCGGTCGCGGGCTGAAGGCGATCATCGCCGGCGCCGGCGGCGCGGCCCACCTCCCCGGCATGCTCGCCTCCCTCACCGCGCTGCCGGTCATCGGCGTCCCGGTGCAGCTGAAGACCCTCGAGGGCCTCGACTCGCTGCTCTCCATCGTGCAGATGCCCGCCGGCATCCCCGTCGCCACGGTCTCGATCAACGGTGCCAAGAACGCGGGCCTCCTCGCCGCCCGCATCCTCGGCGCGTCCGACCCGGCCGTGGCGGACGCCGTCGAGCAGTACGCGCGCGATCTGGAGCGCCAGGTCGAGGAGAAGAACACCCGGCTGAAGGACTCTCTGTGA
- a CDS encoding class I SAM-dependent RNA methyltransferase produces MQSGDVVDLEVTDIAHGGVFVARHEGRVVFVPDAIPGERVRARVAEVKKSFARAEALEVLDASPHRRPHIWAEADIARDPAERVGGADLGHIELAHQRVLKEKVLRDAFARFAGGEVEVPVAAAEDETADGTRWRTRIGLHIDGEGRIGPYASRSHRVIEVAGHPLATAAIESAALALHREKPGRVDLAQSADGAVHVVRRPDRRRGAKAPAVAPQVVVERVGERAFQVDAGGFWQVHRSAAGVLHGAVMRALGAGLDADARHLDLYGGVGLLADAIGQAAGEDVRLTSVESAPRATAHARANLERYPRAEAVTGRVERWLGALAADADADDREALRRGVTLLDPPRAGAGAQVVDAIAEIAPSAVVYVACDPVALARDVGLFSAHGYTAESVTGFDLFPNSHHVEALAVLRRA; encoded by the coding sequence ATGCAGAGCGGAGACGTCGTCGATCTCGAGGTCACGGACATCGCGCACGGGGGCGTCTTCGTCGCCCGGCACGAGGGTCGGGTGGTGTTCGTGCCGGATGCGATCCCCGGCGAGCGGGTGCGCGCCCGGGTCGCCGAGGTGAAGAAGAGCTTCGCCCGCGCGGAGGCGCTCGAGGTGCTGGACGCGTCTCCCCATCGGCGCCCGCACATCTGGGCCGAGGCCGACATCGCCCGCGACCCCGCCGAGCGCGTCGGCGGCGCCGACCTCGGGCACATCGAGCTCGCGCACCAGCGCGTCCTCAAAGAGAAGGTGCTGCGCGACGCGTTCGCGCGGTTCGCGGGCGGCGAGGTCGAGGTGCCCGTCGCTGCGGCCGAAGACGAGACGGCGGATGGCACGCGCTGGCGCACGCGCATCGGCCTCCACATCGACGGGGAGGGCCGGATCGGCCCCTACGCCTCCCGCAGCCATCGCGTCATCGAGGTGGCCGGCCATCCGCTCGCGACCGCGGCGATCGAGAGCGCCGCGCTCGCGCTGCACCGCGAGAAGCCGGGCCGCGTCGATCTCGCGCAGTCGGCGGACGGCGCGGTGCACGTCGTGCGCCGACCGGATCGCCGGCGGGGAGCGAAGGCGCCGGCCGTGGCGCCGCAGGTCGTCGTCGAGCGCGTCGGCGAGCGCGCGTTCCAGGTGGATGCCGGCGGCTTCTGGCAGGTGCACCGGAGCGCGGCCGGCGTGCTGCACGGCGCGGTGATGCGCGCGCTCGGCGCGGGGCTCGACGCCGACGCCCGGCACCTGGACCTCTACGGCGGCGTGGGACTCCTCGCCGACGCGATCGGCCAGGCCGCGGGCGAGGACGTGCGGCTCACGTCGGTCGAGTCGGCGCCTCGGGCGACCGCGCACGCCCGCGCGAACCTCGAGCGCTATCCTCGCGCTGAGGCGGTCACCGGTCGCGTCGAGCGGTGGCTCGGCGCGCTCGCCGCGGACGCGGACGCCGACGACCGAGAGGCCCTGCGGCGCGGCGTCACCCTGCTCGACCCGCCGCGCGCGGGAGCGGGCGCGCAGGTCGTCGACGCGATCGCCGAGATCGCGCCGTCCGCGGTCGTGTATGTGGCGTGCGACCCTGTCGCGCTCGCGCGCGACGTCGGGCTGTTCAGCGCGCACGGGTACACGGCCGAGAGCGTGACGGGGTTCGACCTCTTCCCCAACTCGCATCACGTGGAGGCGCTGGCGGTGCTGCGTCGGGCGTGA
- a CDS encoding 5-(carboxyamino)imidazole ribonucleotide synthase, which produces MTMRVGVIGGGQLARMMIAPAVELGIEIRVLAEADGMSAALAQAAVGDYRDVETVRAFAQDVDVITFDHEHVPQDVLRALVDDGVAVHPGPDALRFAQDKLVMRRRLAELGAPQPDWAAVSRTEELQAFLDDHGGRAVVKTPRGGYDGKGVKVVSDPAEVADWFADFDGEALLVEELVDFRRELAQQIARRPSGEMVAYPVVETVQRGGVCAEVLAPAPDASEKLLEVAARLGASIADGLGVTGMLAVELFETTDDRILVNELAMRPHNSGHWSQDGAVTSQFEQHLRAVLDLPLGAVDVTAGAVVMVNILGGPQGEQLTDRFAAAMAAHPLAKIHTYGKEPRPGRKVGHVNVTSDELDDAVYEARAAAAFFDTPVAG; this is translated from the coding sequence ATGACGATGCGTGTGGGTGTGATCGGCGGCGGCCAGCTGGCTCGGATGATGATCGCTCCGGCGGTCGAGCTCGGGATCGAGATCCGGGTGCTGGCGGAGGCGGACGGCATGTCGGCCGCGCTCGCGCAGGCCGCGGTCGGCGACTACCGGGACGTCGAGACCGTGCGCGCATTCGCGCAGGACGTCGACGTCATCACGTTCGACCACGAGCACGTGCCGCAGGACGTGCTGCGGGCGCTCGTCGACGACGGCGTCGCCGTGCACCCCGGCCCCGACGCGCTGCGCTTCGCGCAGGACAAGCTCGTGATGCGCCGCCGACTGGCCGAGCTCGGCGCGCCGCAGCCCGACTGGGCGGCGGTCTCGCGCACGGAGGAGCTGCAGGCGTTCCTCGACGACCACGGCGGCCGGGCGGTCGTGAAGACCCCGCGCGGCGGCTACGACGGCAAGGGCGTGAAGGTGGTGTCCGACCCCGCAGAGGTCGCCGACTGGTTCGCCGACTTCGACGGCGAGGCGCTGCTCGTCGAGGAGCTCGTCGACTTCCGTCGCGAGCTCGCGCAGCAGATCGCGCGCCGGCCGAGCGGCGAGATGGTCGCCTACCCCGTGGTGGAGACCGTGCAGCGCGGCGGGGTGTGCGCGGAGGTCCTCGCCCCCGCACCCGACGCCAGCGAGAAGCTCCTCGAGGTCGCCGCGCGCCTGGGCGCCTCGATCGCCGACGGGCTCGGCGTGACGGGCATGCTGGCCGTGGAGCTGTTCGAGACCACGGATGACCGGATCCTCGTCAACGAGCTCGCCATGCGTCCGCACAACAGCGGTCACTGGAGTCAGGACGGCGCGGTCACGAGCCAGTTCGAGCAGCACCTGCGCGCGGTGCTCGATCTGCCCCTCGGCGCGGTCGACGTCACCGCCGGCGCCGTCGTGATGGTGAACATCCTGGGCGGGCCCCAGGGCGAGCAGCTCACCGACCGCTTCGCCGCCGCGATGGCCGCGCACCCGCTCGCGAAGATCCACACCTACGGCAAGGAGCCGCGCCCCGGCCGCAAGGTGGGCCACGTGAACGTCACCTCCGACGAGCTCGACGACGCGGTCTACGAGGCCAGGGCCGCCGCCGCGTTCTTCGACACGCCCGTCGCGGGCTGA
- a CDS encoding PH domain-containing protein encodes MSTPGLAGRPATPPAAPAPELVIARMHGHARRLVWSALLLVATAGAVAYFYDNLALPWENWMLLCAAGVVVLVGTVLPLARWLTRTYTVTTRRVSVKHGFLSRSKRDLFHAGGYGIRLRRGPLQRLWGAGTITLSDGTSPPLVLHDVPDAGLVHEVLADQVEMSQIQAHRDSQGFSFGHQLPPA; translated from the coding sequence ATGAGCACGCCTGGACTCGCGGGACGCCCCGCCACTCCCCCGGCCGCGCCCGCGCCGGAGCTCGTCATCGCGCGCATGCACGGGCACGCGCGGCGGCTGGTCTGGTCGGCGCTCCTCCTCGTCGCGACCGCGGGCGCCGTCGCCTACTTCTACGACAACCTCGCGCTGCCGTGGGAGAACTGGATGCTCCTCTGCGCGGCGGGCGTCGTCGTCCTCGTGGGCACGGTCCTGCCGCTCGCGCGCTGGCTCACTCGCACCTACACCGTCACCACGCGGCGCGTGAGCGTGAAGCACGGCTTCCTCTCGCGCAGCAAGCGCGACCTCTTCCACGCCGGCGGCTACGGCATCCGGCTCCGCCGCGGCCCGCTGCAGCGGCTGTGGGGCGCGGGCACGATCACGCTCTCCGACGGCACGTCGCCGCCGCTCGTGCTGCACGACGTGCCCGATGCGGGGCTGGTGCACGAGGTGCTCGCAGACCAGGTGGAGATGAGCCAGATCCAGGCGCACCGCGATTCGCAGGGCTTCTCGTTCGGCCATCAGCTGCCCCCGGCCTGA
- a CDS encoding acyl-CoA carboxylase subunit beta, which produces MSTTQGKIADLRARYDEAVVQAEVKAQEKQHAKNKLTARERIELLVDHGSFVEFDEYVRHRTTAFGMDRSRPYGDSVVTGVGTIHGRTVAVYAQDFSTFGGSLGEVAGDKIIKIMEFALRGGMPIIGILDSGGARIQEGVVALGKYGEIFRLNTAASGVIPQISIIMGPAAGGAVYSPALTDFVIMVDKTSQMFVTGPDVIKTVTGEDVGMEELGGAHTHNTRSGVAHYLAEDEDDALDYARTLLGFLPDNNMADAPTYESAFEFETTDADRQLNTLVPDSPNQPYDIHEVIARTVDDGEFLEVQPLFAPNIVIGFGRIEGRTVGIIANQPSQMAGTLNIEAGEKASRFVRFCDAFSIPIVTLVDVPGYLPGTDQEWTGVIRRGAKLLYAYAEATVPLVTVILRKAYGGAYIVMGSKQLGADINLAWPTAEIAVMGGQGAVNILYRGELRKAEEAGEDVAAVRTRLANEYTYNVASPFLAAERGELDGIIEPAATRVSIAKALRALRGKRAELPPKKHGNIPL; this is translated from the coding sequence ATGTCCACGACCCAGGGCAAGATCGCCGACCTGCGCGCCCGCTACGACGAGGCCGTCGTGCAGGCCGAGGTCAAGGCGCAGGAGAAGCAGCACGCCAAGAACAAGCTCACCGCGCGCGAGCGCATCGAGCTGCTCGTCGACCACGGCTCGTTCGTCGAGTTCGACGAGTACGTGCGGCACCGCACCACCGCCTTCGGCATGGATCGCTCCCGCCCCTACGGCGACTCCGTCGTGACCGGCGTGGGCACCATCCACGGCCGCACGGTCGCCGTGTACGCGCAGGACTTCTCCACCTTCGGCGGATCGCTCGGCGAGGTCGCCGGCGACAAGATCATCAAGATCATGGAGTTCGCCCTGCGCGGCGGCATGCCCATCATCGGCATCCTCGACTCCGGCGGCGCACGCATCCAGGAGGGCGTGGTCGCGCTCGGGAAGTACGGCGAGATCTTCCGCCTCAACACCGCGGCCTCCGGCGTCATCCCGCAGATCTCGATCATCATGGGCCCGGCGGCGGGCGGCGCCGTCTACTCGCCCGCCCTCACCGACTTCGTCATCATGGTCGACAAGACCAGCCAGATGTTCGTCACCGGCCCCGACGTCATCAAGACGGTCACCGGCGAGGACGTCGGCATGGAGGAGCTCGGCGGCGCGCACACCCACAACACGCGCTCCGGCGTCGCGCACTACCTGGCCGAGGACGAGGACGACGCCCTCGACTACGCGCGCACGCTCCTGGGCTTCCTGCCCGACAACAACATGGCAGACGCCCCGACGTACGAGTCGGCGTTCGAGTTCGAGACCACCGACGCCGACCGCCAGCTCAACACGCTGGTGCCGGATTCGCCGAACCAGCCGTACGACATCCACGAGGTCATCGCGCGCACCGTCGACGACGGCGAGTTCCTCGAGGTGCAGCCGCTGTTCGCCCCCAACATCGTCATCGGATTCGGCCGGATCGAGGGGCGCACGGTGGGCATCATCGCCAACCAGCCCTCGCAGATGGCGGGCACGCTGAACATCGAGGCGGGCGAGAAGGCCTCCCGCTTCGTGCGGTTCTGCGACGCGTTCTCCATCCCGATCGTCACCCTCGTCGACGTGCCCGGCTACCTGCCCGGCACCGACCAGGAGTGGACCGGCGTCATCCGCCGCGGCGCGAAGCTGCTCTACGCGTACGCGGAGGCGACGGTCCCGCTCGTCACCGTCATCCTGCGGAAGGCCTACGGCGGCGCGTACATCGTCATGGGCTCGAAGCAGCTCGGCGCCGACATCAACCTCGCGTGGCCGACGGCCGAGATCGCGGTGATGGGCGGTCAGGGCGCGGTGAACATCCTCTACCGCGGCGAGCTGCGGAAGGCGGAGGAGGCCGGTGAGGACGTCGCGGCCGTGCGCACCCGCCTCGCGAACGAGTACACGTACAACGTGGCGAGCCCGTTCCTCGCGGCCGAGCGCGGCGAGCTCGACGGCATCATCGAACCCGCCGCCACGCGCGTGTCGATCGCGAAGGCGCTGCGGGCGCTCCGCGGCAAGCGCGCCGAGCTGCCGCCGAAGAAGCACGGGAACATCCCGCTCTAG